In candidate division WOR-3 bacterium, the following are encoded in one genomic region:
- a CDS encoding RnfABCDGE type electron transport complex subunit D, with translation MSENRPILQVTASPHITGPVTVNKLMWAVIIALLPAFAGSIYFFGLRALIITLLSVASALLFDALGQRLFGRKITLLDGSAVLTGILLGFNLPPNVSWWIPVAGSAFAMLVAKQFFGGLGHNFINPALAGRAFLVASWPTQMTTSWLAPRGGIISGLPANALNLCTDAVTTATPLNVLKQGAKLVLPGCNPHALYEQLQSWTTLKNLFWGNTGGCIGETSALLLLIGGLALIIIRVIDWRIPLSYLLTVTALVLILPGHKAGLLNYTIFHLLSGGLMLGAFYMATDYVTSPLTAKGRVIFGVGCGVLTVLIRLWGGYPEGVCYSILLMNVATPLIDRLTPPRLFGTRRKK, from the coding sequence ATGAGTGAAAATCGTCCAATCCTGCAGGTTACCGCCTCACCCCATATCACCGGACCAGTCACCGTGAACAAACTGATGTGGGCGGTGATAATTGCCCTTCTGCCCGCCTTTGCCGGCTCAATCTACTTCTTCGGTCTGCGGGCACTCATCATCACTTTGCTGAGCGTTGCTTCGGCTCTGCTGTTTGATGCCCTGGGCCAGCGGCTTTTCGGCAGAAAGATTACTCTCCTTGACGGCAGTGCGGTCCTGACTGGCATCCTGCTCGGGTTCAATCTTCCGCCCAATGTCTCGTGGTGGATACCGGTTGCAGGCAGCGCCTTTGCCATGCTGGTAGCCAAGCAGTTTTTTGGTGGTCTGGGGCATAACTTCATCAACCCGGCGCTCGCCGGCAGGGCGTTCCTCGTTGCTTCCTGGCCCACGCAGATGACCACCAGCTGGCTCGCCCCGCGCGGGGGTATCATTTCCGGACTGCCCGCGAACGCTCTGAATCTCTGCACCGATGCGGTTACCACCGCGACACCACTTAATGTCCTGAAGCAGGGGGCAAAACTGGTGCTGCCCGGGTGTAACCCGCATGCCCTTTACGAACAGTTGCAGTCCTGGACAACCCTGAAAAACCTTTTTTGGGGCAACACCGGCGGGTGCATCGGAGAAACATCCGCCTTGCTGCTTTTGATCGGCGGGCTGGCGCTCATCATCATCCGGGTCATTGACTGGCGCATTCCGCTCTCCTATCTGCTCACTGTTACCGCACTCGTCCTCATCCTGCCCGGACACAAAGCCGGCCTGCTGAACTATACCATTTTCCATCTCCTCTCCGGTGGTCTGATGCTGGGAGCATTTTATATGGCGACTGACTATGTGACCTCTCCCCTGACTGCAAAGGGCAGAGTGATTTTCGGTGTCGGCTGCGGCGTTCTGACCGTCCTCATCAGACTCTGGGGCGGCTATCCGGAGGGGGTCTGCTATTCGATCCTGCTGATGAATGTCGCCACCCCTCTCATCGACCGGCTCACTCCGCCGCGGCTTTTCGGAACAAGGAGAAAGAAATGA
- a CDS encoding DEAD/DEAH box helicase: protein MIDIKAIIEKPENLRYYKGQVYEVDEVGIVEPKYYDIEKIGIPYKNILKVLLSNLQLSHLYQHQGLFIKEIADGKDAYLCLAPGSGSSMAVDLAVVATILTKHRTALYLRPSTYDLRSRLAVVNDRIKQMRWDWLVKAEKADCIEEFCSALGREPDIIITAPEVFKEYFLTKFSVEEGSTWMDALLHVVIEEITMFHPEELFHLSNLISSLIIERNNSIQFLLTSAPVGSPEKFARNLTHRNCSVITSSYSGNNRFKILYWIPQIVAKVDDDTGEIQVFRENFFEELKGCFKIFCRSEDNILVWNLIQSFSSADYRLLKEDLLRSVQLEIPKLEITICGDISEIPRDKFKKFNRVFVLGTAPIYKNIKQILSNLITENGLAIIIANEDPLSFFFVRRLDMVDKLRLPDIIIPQNKSVTEFYFFRTLASKRINSLGYEQLISVWGKELTEEILSQLVQEKLIEKGDGRVYVLDRDKIYDKQKDIPWGIMDKNFYELSTSSQEIYSIRKFVTESLFPYIVYPEAVIYNGLEKYQISSSFDGSFDGDKCKLNYATEHTPVLTVPIINHLFSSKHTEPIAYKEIKGLGRLELLPEQTIEIQFCGFKYFLDFKFQNTGEVKVKPISRIRKTSLIKFNTDSSAGIAQIWNIFLPYFFHNFERLIAVFSDESAVYIIPLVDSGNEVLKEIYEGMVELLNLLYEYGYELLISCPCSDGCPLCIEYKKTNVTLKGKKHDILLTIGQALGKESETKKFLIYKSEGLDADSAQKQYEAEQKRIIGLFRNKLGLEIQKPARITVDNLDKKLLGFCSSEGGVKVIPKIPQALAIQVIAHEYAHNWEFEQTNSNVLKEKIISEGFAEWVAFKILEFYGLLDYIGKIKLRDYDEYGKGFNLCKRIEDEIAGFLGVIEFVKTGIVRNPLNNEEYDLARLMEEGWVYYNK from the coding sequence ATGATTGACATTAAGGCAATTATTGAAAAGCCTGAAAATCTAAGGTATTATAAAGGTCAGGTTTATGAGGTTGATGAGGTAGGGATAGTTGAACCCAAATACTACGATATAGAGAAGATAGGTATTCCATATAAAAATATCCTGAAGGTTTTATTGAGCAATTTGCAACTTTCCCATTTATACCAACACCAAGGGTTATTCATTAAGGAGATAGCTGATGGAAAGGATGCTTATTTATGTTTAGCACCAGGAAGTGGTAGTTCAATGGCGGTGGACTTAGCGGTAGTTGCGACAATACTTACTAAACATCGGACTGCGTTGTACCTCCGCCCGTCAACTTATGATTTGCGGTCGCGGCTGGCAGTAGTTAATGATCGCATAAAACAAATGAGGTGGGATTGGTTGGTGAAAGCCGAAAAGGCAGACTGTATTGAGGAATTCTGTTCGGCACTCGGGAGGGAGCCGGATATAATCATAACAGCACCGGAAGTTTTTAAGGAGTATTTTTTAACTAAATTCTCGGTTGAGGAGGGATCCACTTGGATGGATGCGTTACTGCATGTTGTGATTGAGGAAATCACAATGTTTCACCCGGAGGAGTTATTTCATCTCAGCAATCTTATTTCTTCCTTAATAATTGAGAGAAATAACTCAATTCAATTTTTACTCACAAGTGCACCAGTTGGGTCACCAGAAAAATTTGCCCGTAATTTAACCCACCGGAACTGCTCGGTTATAACAAGTAGCTATAGCGGCAACAATAGATTCAAAATTTTATATTGGATTCCCCAGATTGTAGCCAAGGTTGATGACGACACTGGAGAAATTCAAGTTTTTCGGGAAAATTTTTTCGAAGAATTAAAAGGTTGCTTCAAAATTTTTTGTCGTTCAGAAGATAACATTCTGGTTTGGAATTTAATTCAAAGTTTTAGTTCCGCAGATTACCGTTTACTTAAAGAAGATTTGTTGCGTTCGGTGCAGTTAGAAATCCCCAAGTTGGAAATAACAATATGTGGCGATATTTCCGAAATACCTCGTGACAAATTTAAAAAGTTTAATCGAGTATTTGTTTTAGGAACGGCACCAATCTACAAAAATATCAAGCAGATACTCAGTAATTTAATTACCGAAAATGGCTTGGCAATAATAATTGCCAACGAAGATCCATTATCGTTTTTCTTTGTACGCAGGTTGGATATGGTTGATAAGCTTCGTTTACCAGACATTATAATTCCTCAAAATAAAAGTGTAACGGAGTTTTATTTTTTTAGAACTCTTGCTAGTAAAAGAATAAATTCTTTAGGTTATGAACAATTGATTTCTGTTTGGGGTAAAGAACTAACAGAAGAGATTCTCAGCCAACTTGTACAGGAAAAGTTAATTGAAAAAGGTGACGGTAGGGTTTACGTATTAGACCGAGATAAAATTTATGACAAGCAGAAAGATATTCCATGGGGCATCATGGATAAAAACTTTTATGAGCTTTCAACGAGTAGCCAAGAAATTTACTCAATAAGAAAGTTTGTAACAGAATCACTTTTCCCATATATTGTCTACCCTGAAGCAGTTATTTATAACGGGCTGGAAAAATACCAAATATCTTCCAGTTTTGACGGCAGTTTTGACGGTGATAAATGTAAGCTTAATTACGCAACAGAGCATACCCCGGTGTTGACTGTCCCGATAATTAATCACTTATTTTCAAGCAAGCACACCGAACCAATTGCTTATAAAGAAATTAAAGGATTAGGAAGATTGGAATTATTACCCGAACAAACGATTGAAATTCAATTCTGCGGGTTTAAATATTTTTTAGATTTTAAGTTTCAGAATACGGGGGAGGTAAAGGTTAAACCAATTAGTCGTATAAGAAAAACATCGCTGATTAAATTTAACACAGATAGCTCCGCAGGCATTGCTCAGATTTGGAATATCTTTCTTCCCTATTTTTTCCACAATTTTGAACGGCTGATTGCTGTTTTCTCTGACGAATCCGCTGTTTATATTATTCCTCTGGTCGACAGTGGTAATGAAGTGTTGAAGGAGATTTATGAGGGTATGGTAGAATTACTTAATTTACTTTATGAGTACGGGTATGAATTGCTAATTTCTTGCCCTTGTTCTGATGGTTGTCCACTATGTATAGAATACAAAAAAACAAATGTAACGCTCAAAGGGAAAAAACACGATATCTTGCTAACAATAGGGCAGGCTTTGGGCAAAGAATCAGAAACCAAGAAATTCCTTATCTATAAATCTGAGGGGCTTGATGCTGATTCAGCCCAAAAACAATACGAGGCAGAACAAAAAAGAATCATCGGACTTTTTCGCAACAAATTAGGTCTGGAAATTCAAAAGCCAGCGAGAATCACGGTTGATAACTTAGATAAAAAACTATTAGGTTTTTGTTCTTCCGAAGGTGGAGTAAAGGTGATTCCTAAGATTCCTCAAGCATTGGCAATTCAAGTCATTGCTCACGAATATGCTCATAACTGGGAATTTGAACAGACCAACAGCAATGTTTTGAAAGAAAAAATAATTAGTGAAGGGTTTGCTGAATGGGTTGCATTTAAAATTTTGGAGTTTTATGGTTTGTTGGATTATATTGGAAAGATCAAACTACGGGACTATGACGAATATGGTAAAGGGTTTAATTTATGTAAAAGAATCGAAGATGAAATAGCTGGTTTTCTAGGGGTGATCGAGTTTGTTAAAACAGGTATAGTTAGAAATCCATTAAATAATGAGGAATACGATTTAGCCCGATTAATGGAGGAAGGCTGGGTATATTATAACAAATAA
- a CDS encoding RnfABCDGE type electron transport complex subunit B, with the protein MDWSLVIKSLITLGGLGLILGVILLLASIKLAVKVDEREARIRSVLPGANCGACGYPGCDGYAAAIAAGKAPLNACSVGGPEVAKKIGEIMGQEVTAAEPKVAVLICRGGKDQAPQRFQYKGAENCRQAALLLGGPKACIYGCVGFGHCVTVCPVKAIRMGENRLPIIDERKCIGCGKCVAECPKGTLSLIPRSKLVYLACVSHDRGRAVKEVCSVGCIACGLCTRVCPVGALRMENNLPVMDFQKCIDCGICVHKCPTKSFIDRAPGRPKASINPRCTGCGECVKVCQFKAIEGDPGKQHRVIPEKCIGCGQCVLVCPVKAIDLVGALGHAVRT; encoded by the coding sequence ATGGACTGGTCACTGGTTATCAAATCGCTCATCACCCTGGGAGGACTGGGACTGATTCTGGGCGTGATTCTGCTGCTCGCCTCCATCAAACTGGCGGTCAAGGTTGATGAACGGGAAGCCCGCATCCGCTCGGTCCTGCCTGGCGCCAACTGCGGTGCCTGCGGCTATCCCGGTTGCGACGGTTATGCCGCTGCGATTGCCGCGGGCAAGGCACCGTTGAACGCCTGCTCAGTCGGCGGACCTGAAGTAGCCAAGAAAATCGGCGAAATCATGGGGCAGGAGGTAACCGCAGCTGAACCGAAAGTGGCGGTTCTCATCTGCCGCGGAGGCAAGGATCAGGCACCCCAACGCTTCCAATATAAGGGGGCCGAAAACTGCCGTCAGGCAGCTCTTCTGCTCGGCGGACCCAAAGCCTGCATCTACGGCTGTGTGGGCTTTGGACACTGCGTCACTGTCTGCCCGGTCAAGGCGATCAGAATGGGCGAAAACCGGCTGCCAATTATCGACGAAAGAAAATGCATCGGCTGTGGCAAGTGCGTAGCCGAATGCCCGAAGGGAACGCTGAGCCTGATTCCCCGTTCGAAACTGGTCTACCTCGCCTGTGTTTCTCACGACCGCGGGCGGGCGGTTAAAGAGGTTTGCTCGGTCGGCTGCATCGCCTGCGGACTGTGTACGCGGGTCTGCCCGGTTGGCGCCCTGAGAATGGAAAACAACCTGCCAGTCATGGACTTTCAAAAGTGCATTGACTGCGGCATCTGCGTTCACAAATGTCCGACCAAATCATTTATCGACCGGGCACCAGGCCGACCCAAAGCATCTATCAATCCCCGCTGTACCGGCTGCGGTGAATGTGTCAAAGTTTGTCAGTTCAAGGCGATTGAAGGTGACCCCGGAAAACAGCACCGGGTCATCCCCGAAAAGTGCATCGGCTGTGGCCAGTGTGTCCTTGTCTGCCCGGTCAAGGCGATTGACCTGGTCGGGGCATTAGGGCATGCGGTTAGAACATAA
- a CDS encoding RnfABCDGE type electron transport complex subunit A, whose product MKLNPGQIFLAAFLVNNIILMRFIGLCPFFGVSTSVSTSIGMSAAVLFVMLLASWVSWVLYHALLLPLGLVFLRTAVFILVIAALVQFVEMFLKRYIRNLYSAMGIYLPLITTNCAILAVTFFNINYNFNLLQATIFALGTAGGFALAIILFAAIRERLEDAPISPAFRGYPIAFIGAALVSLAFMGFTALFGIS is encoded by the coding sequence ATGAAACTGAACCCCGGACAGATTTTCCTTGCCGCATTCCTGGTCAACAACATCATTCTCATGCGCTTCATCGGACTGTGCCCCTTCTTCGGTGTCTCCACCTCGGTCTCCACATCAATCGGCATGAGCGCGGCAGTGCTGTTTGTAATGCTGCTCGCATCATGGGTTTCCTGGGTCCTGTACCATGCCCTGCTTTTGCCGCTCGGGCTGGTATTTCTGCGCACCGCAGTTTTTATCTTGGTAATCGCCGCACTTGTTCAGTTTGTGGAAATGTTTCTCAAGCGCTACATCCGCAACCTCTACTCGGCAATGGGCATCTATTTGCCCCTGATTACCACCAACTGCGCCATCCTGGCAGTCACCTTCTTTAACATCAACTATAACTTCAATCTGCTGCAGGCAACCATCTTTGCACTCGGCACCGCCGGCGGCTTTGCATTGGCAATCATTCTCTTTGCCGCTATTCGCGAACGGCTTGAGGATGCACCGATCAGCCCGGCATTCCGTGGTTACCCGATCGCCTTCATCGGTGCCGCACTCGTCTCGCTGGCATTTATGGGATTTACCGCCTTATTCGGTATATCGTAA
- a CDS encoding RnfABCDGE type electron transport complex subunit E → MNRNPSRLSYLTSGIIRENPTLILMIGLCPTLATTVTARDALGMAAAASFVLICSNIAISAIRKLVPDSVRIPIFIIIISTFVTIIDYVMQAYQPDLYRVLGVFVPLIVVNCIILGRAEAFAYHHGIFDSFLDGLGKSIGFTLVLFIMGSLRELFGAGTFFGSPLLPAAYRSAPMLFAIFPPGAFLLIGLLKALVNKLGWGR, encoded by the coding sequence ATGAACCGTAACCCGTCCCGCCTCTCCTATCTGACTTCAGGAATCATCAGGGAAAATCCGACGCTGATTCTGATGATCGGTCTGTGTCCAACCCTGGCAACTACGGTCACCGCCCGCGATGCCCTCGGCATGGCAGCTGCTGCCTCTTTTGTGCTCATCTGCTCGAACATTGCCATTTCTGCTATTCGCAAACTTGTCCCCGATTCAGTCCGGATTCCGATCTTCATCATTATCATCTCCACTTTTGTCACCATCATCGACTATGTGATGCAGGCATACCAGCCTGACCTTTACCGGGTACTCGGGGTCTTTGTACCGCTGATTGTGGTCAACTGTATCATCCTCGGCCGGGCAGAAGCCTTTGCCTACCACCACGGCATTTTTGATTCGTTCCTTGATGGTCTGGGTAAATCAATTGGGTTTACGCTCGTGCTCTTCATTATGGGAAGCTTGCGCGAGCTGTTCGGTGCCGGAACCTTCTTTGGCAGTCCACTCCTGCCCGCAGCATATCGCTCCGCTCCCATGCTCTTTGCCATCTTCCCGCCTGGTGCATTTCTCTTGATCGGACTGCTCAAGGCGCTGGTCAACAAACTGGGGTGGGGGAGGTAA
- a CDS encoding tubulin-like doman-containing protein, producing the protein MASILIGLGGFGTGVVRRVKRLFEENPAYHGLINQTVFFSSIDIDPDFESEIASIDQIYWEGFRVSRPKHEIDKLFKEDANFKYWWIPGFTLESEIKGTRGAGQIRIAGRLAFYLHFPRIKSAIKERIDQANELRAKLQKDQGMAAVNTPNVVFLVSSLAGGTGSGILIDTAMLVRSLVDESYKIYGVFCDGSVVEKFAGGNTKLYGFATLTEIERWMEKGDTFEFHYGNINATVKGQNRLFDIVFLIQSDNLQGRTFYVRGGGDREIRNNYQELLASFLGTLLTSIDFDETLAANSWNRFDALPLTSNGRSRNYSTFGISHISFPVHKVTNYCYSRLISEVLKLGFDFSNPDLQKFERDNSICERDGNQLTNYLRDKCRSARSYKAKRDRELIRFSAPRIKNTASFVNLLAPHGIEKLILDYSDLIEGYKKELSQELEDLKKVITKNFERTIFELVASLRFDELNKILEEFIGVMQANIEHTNRSKPLWDKADALREQLSARYDAVLKCKRGFMGIGDEFPSRKGEFVATLKQWTDAEIQSAERKIMEKFYKEIIETTKHIKWVIQYLGGILNDYVAQCARQTGAYVQHDWIVDPERFSSGEYLLNLELSTSKSDVDEYIYPDIKKIFKDEGVRQEIINGCEKKYDGIGTIIRELYDKYIQDPNKMAKSLNNSRNEYAAKLEQTFTGAIKSKVYDLVKRIRVDDAMTWFLQRTYNEVKNVMTNGSGAEQEGVKNRLSMVFGTATANLLMNKDYNEDRWMREAARGILKQMSELTQPFIKIEENDIIRDNQGEDQVEHIKIQVVFAPENFKFAKEIPVSSCIYTKMTDRITFYTQLSFFPLYRVLSFKEIAEAYNKHVETILSAVDKGRKTGIPAHADYRFYTIWRDNILHPVAKEEERMKDVILLILLGMAMGFIKRDKQIFRIYSPRGEEIGNPIRGVEALYNQLLNDQITRRQLGTLVCEKFMNEYYGDDKLKAVQNLFKIAQQELKKIKTDKNSSSYKILSLLIKLSSIMDKSTVIPNSNKELEELAKRLQQLRQ; encoded by the coding sequence ATGGCTTCAATTCTAATTGGTTTGGGCGGTTTTGGGACTGGGGTTGTGCGCAGGGTTAAGCGTTTGTTTGAAGAAAATCCCGCTTATCACGGATTGATCAATCAAACCGTCTTTTTTTCCTCCATTGATATTGACCCTGATTTTGAGTCGGAGATTGCTTCTATCGATCAGATTTATTGGGAAGGATTCCGTGTCAGTAGGCCCAAACATGAAATTGATAAGCTGTTTAAAGAAGATGCAAATTTTAAGTATTGGTGGATTCCTGGTTTTACTTTAGAATCAGAGATAAAGGGAACAAGGGGGGCAGGTCAAATTAGAATTGCTGGCCGACTGGCTTTTTATTTGCATTTTCCCCGAATTAAATCAGCAATTAAAGAACGTATCGATCAGGCCAATGAACTGCGAGCCAAGTTACAGAAAGATCAGGGTATGGCAGCAGTAAATACTCCCAATGTTGTATTTTTGGTAAGTTCGCTTGCCGGGGGGACAGGTTCCGGCATACTGATCGACACAGCGATGTTAGTTAGGAGTTTGGTTGATGAGTCATACAAGATTTACGGCGTGTTCTGCGATGGGTCGGTAGTTGAAAAATTTGCGGGAGGTAATACCAAGTTATACGGGTTTGCTACATTGACCGAAATTGAACGATGGATGGAAAAGGGTGATACTTTTGAATTTCATTATGGTAATATAAACGCAACGGTAAAAGGGCAAAATAGATTATTTGATATTGTGTTTCTTATACAGTCAGACAATTTACAGGGTCGGACATTTTACGTGCGAGGGGGTGGTGACCGAGAAATCAGAAACAATTATCAAGAATTGCTTGCTTCTTTTTTGGGGACGCTCCTTACATCTATTGACTTCGATGAGACGCTAGCCGCAAATTCTTGGAACAGATTTGATGCTTTGCCTCTCACTTCCAATGGGCGAAGCCGTAATTATTCCACCTTCGGTATTAGTCATATATCGTTTCCAGTGCACAAGGTAACAAATTATTGCTATTCCCGTTTGATTAGCGAAGTATTGAAATTAGGATTTGATTTTTCCAATCCTGACTTGCAAAAATTTGAAAGAGATAATTCAATTTGCGAACGTGATGGAAATCAGTTGACAAATTATTTGCGCGATAAATGCCGGTCGGCGAGGTCTTATAAGGCAAAGAGAGACCGGGAGTTAATACGTTTTAGTGCTCCCCGGATTAAAAATACAGCGAGCTTTGTGAATTTGTTAGCACCGCACGGAATAGAAAAACTCATACTTGATTATTCAGATTTGATAGAGGGTTATAAAAAAGAGTTATCTCAGGAATTGGAAGATCTGAAGAAAGTAATAACGAAAAACTTTGAGCGCACAATTTTTGAATTGGTTGCGAGTCTTAGGTTTGACGAACTGAATAAGATCTTAGAGGAATTCATTGGAGTGATGCAAGCTAATATAGAACACACTAACCGGTCAAAACCATTATGGGATAAAGCTGACGCACTTCGCGAACAATTAAGTGCTCGATACGATGCAGTGCTAAAGTGTAAAAGGGGTTTTATGGGTATTGGTGATGAGTTTCCCTCTCGAAAAGGAGAATTTGTTGCTACCCTGAAACAATGGACTGATGCCGAAATACAATCAGCTGAACGTAAAATAATGGAAAAGTTCTACAAAGAAATAATTGAAACTACGAAACACATCAAATGGGTAATTCAATATCTTGGCGGTATTCTTAACGACTATGTTGCTCAGTGTGCTCGACAAACTGGAGCGTATGTGCAGCACGACTGGATTGTTGATCCTGAACGTTTTAGTTCTGGTGAATATCTTTTAAATTTAGAACTTTCGACATCGAAGTCTGATGTAGATGAATATATTTACCCCGATATTAAAAAGATCTTTAAAGACGAGGGGGTTAGACAAGAAATCATCAATGGTTGTGAAAAAAAATACGATGGCATCGGGACTATTATAAGAGAATTGTATGATAAGTATATTCAAGATCCCAATAAAATGGCAAAGTCGCTTAATAATAGCAGGAATGAATATGCCGCAAAGTTAGAGCAGACTTTTACCGGGGCAATTAAATCAAAAGTTTATGACTTGGTAAAAAGAATTCGGGTAGATGATGCGATGACGTGGTTTTTGCAGCGGACTTACAATGAGGTAAAGAACGTAATGACTAATGGAAGCGGTGCTGAACAAGAGGGGGTTAAAAATCGCCTCAGCATGGTTTTTGGTACTGCTACGGCAAATCTGCTTATGAACAAAGATTATAATGAGGATAGGTGGATGCGAGAGGCAGCACGGGGAATTCTAAAGCAGATGTCAGAATTGACGCAGCCTTTTATAAAAATTGAGGAGAACGACATAATAAGAGATAATCAAGGGGAAGATCAGGTAGAGCACATCAAGATTCAGGTGGTATTTGCCCCAGAAAATTTTAAGTTCGCTAAAGAAATACCAGTTTCCTCTTGCATTTATACAAAAATGACAGATAGAATTACTTTTTACACCCAACTGTCTTTCTTTCCTCTGTATCGAGTATTGTCATTTAAAGAAATAGCCGAGGCGTATAATAAACATGTGGAAACTATTTTATCTGCCGTGGATAAAGGGCGTAAAACTGGAATTCCAGCGCATGCAGATTACAGGTTTTATACGATATGGCGCGATAATATTTTGCACCCGGTGGCTAAAGAAGAGGAACGAATGAAGGACGTTATTTTATTGATACTTCTTGGAATGGCAATGGGATTTATCAAACGCGATAAACAAATATTCCGTATCTATTCCCCACGAGGAGAGGAGATTGGAAATCCTATCCGGGGGGTTGAGGCACTTTATAATCAGCTACTTAACGATCAAATTACTCGAAGGCAGCTTGGCACTTTGGTATGCGAGAAATTCATGAATGAATATTATGGTGATGATAAGCTTAAAGCGGTACAGAATCTCTTCAAAATAGCACAGCAGGAATTGAAAAAGATCAAAACAGATAAAAACAGTAGCAGTTATAAGATCCTAAGCTTGCTGATTAAATTATCCTCAATAATGGATAAGAGCACTGTGATTCCAAACTCAAATAAAGAATTAGAGGAATTGGCTAAAAGGTTGCAACAGTTAAGGCAATAA
- a CDS encoding FMN-binding protein has protein sequence MKDSRAWMVLSLLITCLISAFALSQIYNLTLPRIEYQRNVAGLKAAFGAVMPEADRFEPATPDSSIWLAFKGETRIGSIIKAAKQGYGGPVPVTAGVDLQGRIVAIRVASAAEGLKETPGLGLKATEPEFRNQFQGKTAAEIRLTKDGGTIQAITGATITSRAVADGLHEALVKYRTILIPQEEPDHEP, from the coding sequence ATGAAGGACAGTCGGGCTTGGATGGTGCTGTCGCTCCTGATCACCTGCCTGATTTCCGCCTTCGCCCTTTCTCAGATCTACAATCTGACTCTGCCCCGGATTGAGTATCAGCGGAATGTCGCCGGACTCAAAGCAGCATTTGGTGCGGTGATGCCCGAAGCAGATCGTTTTGAACCCGCGACCCCGGATTCAAGCATCTGGCTGGCATTCAAGGGGGAAACCAGGATCGGCTCGATCATTAAAGCCGCCAAACAGGGTTATGGCGGACCGGTGCCGGTCACGGCGGGGGTAGACCTGCAGGGCAGAATTGTCGCAATCAGAGTTGCCTCTGCCGCTGAAGGGTTGAAGGAAACACCCGGGCTCGGACTGAAGGCAACTGAACCGGAATTCCGCAATCAGTTCCAGGGCAAAACAGCCGCAGAAATCCGGCTGACCAAAGATGGCGGCACGATTCAGGCCATCACCGGCGCCACCATCACCTCGCGGGCGGTCGCGGACGGCTTGCACGAAGCGCTGGTAAAATACAGAACAATTCTGATTCCCCAGGAGGAACCGGACCATGAACCGTAA